Proteins from a single region of Enoplosus armatus isolate fEnoArm2 chromosome 6, fEnoArm2.hap1, whole genome shotgun sequence:
- the gtf2h1 gene encoding general transcription factor IIH subunit 1 encodes MASLSEEVLLVVKKVRQRKQDGTLYLMAERIAWGPEGKDRFTVSHLYADIRCQKISPDGKSKIQLQLVLHTGESTTFHFANDSSALKDRDAAKELLQQLLPKFKKKANKELEEKNRMLQEDPVLFQLYKDLVVSQVISADEFWANRLGDINNTDPAVYNNKQEVGISGAFLADIRPQTDGCNGLRYNLTADIIESIFRTYPAVKQKYSENVPHNLTEKEFWTRFFQSHYFHRDRISTGTQDIFSECAKQDEKGLKSMVVQGVKNPLVDLMSLEDNTLDEGYGVCTTTPSTSNSNRTVKESSNAAIIKRFNHHSAMVLAAGSRKGETPTDQASETSSTDGNSRDSDFFQPPVKKVKLQEAIEYEDLQRENRPKTVALNLKKSDRYAHGPVPLQSQQYTTSQDIINSVNYIRHEMVNYKPNLTQVLSSTIATSAIAALSPGGVLMLAGAQQAINQMVPTEVQGELKHLYVAAGELLRHFWSCFPVNTPFLEEKVMKMKSNLERFQMTKLCPFQEKIQHQYLSTNLTGHLEEMLQTAYSKFHIWQTRRMMRKT; translated from the exons ATGGCATCACTATCAGAggaggtgctgctggtggtgaaAAAGGTTCGCCAGAGGAAGCAGGATGGCACGCTGTATCTGATGGCTGAACGTATAGCCTGGGGTCCAGAGGGCAAAGATCGCTTCACAGTCAGTCACTTGTATGCAGATATTCGCT GTCAGAAGATCAGCCCAGATGGTAAATCCAAAATTCAGCTCCAGCTGGTCCTTCACACTGGTGAGAGTACCACATTCCACTTTGCCAATGACAGTAGTGCACTCAAAGACAGAGATGCTGCCAAGGAACTGCTGCAGCAGCTACTGCCCAAGTTCAAGAAGAAAGCCAACAAGGAattggaggagaaaaacag AATGCTTCAAGAAGATCCAGTGCTTTTCCAGTTATATAAAGATCTCGTGGTCAGCCAAGTGATCAGTGCTGACGAATTCTGGGCCAACCGGTTAGGAGACATAAACAACACAGACCCTGCAgtatacaacaacaaacaggaagtcgGTATATCTGGAGCCTTTCTG GCAGACATTAGGCCTCAGACAGATGGCTGCAATGGCTTGAGATATAATCTGACCGCTGACATTATTGAATCCATCTTCAGAACATACCCTGCAG TGAAGCAGAAGTATAGTGAAAATGTGCCTCATAACCTGACGGAGAAGGAGTTCTGGACCCGCTTTTTCCAGTCCCATTATTTTCATAGAGACCGCATCAGCACAGGAACACAGGATATCTTCTCAGAGTGTGCCAAGCAGGATGAAAAGG GGTTAAAGTCTATGGTGGTTCAAGGAGTGAAGAATCCTTTGGTGGACCTCATGTCGTTGGAGGATAACACATTAGATGAG GGTTACGGCGTTTGCACAACAACACCCTCAACTTCCAATTCAAACAGGACTGTGAAGGAGAGCAGCAACGCGGCCATTATAAAGCGGTTCAACCATCACAGTGCCATGGTCCTGGCAGCAGGCTCACGCAAGGG GGAAACACCAACTGACCAAGCAAGTGAGACAAGCAGTACAGATGGAAACTCGAGGGATTCTGACTTCTTCCAGCCTCCTGTAAAGAAG GTTAAATTACAAGAAGCCATTGAATATGAAGAtctgcaaagagaaaacagaccaaaaacagTCGCGTTAAACCTCAAGAAGTCTGACAG GTATGCTCATGGTCCTGTGCCACTTCAGTCCCAACAGTATACGACAAGCCAGGATATCATCAACTCTGTCAACTACATCCGGCATGAGATGGTCAATTACAAACCCAACCTCACTCAG GTGTTGTCCAGCACAATAGCAACTTCTGCCATTGCAGCACTGTCTCCAGGTGGCGTCCTCATGCTGGCAGGAGCACAGCAAGCCATAAATC agatGGTACCTACTGAGGTTCAAGGAGAGCTGAAGCATCTTTATGTAGCTGCTGGAGAGCTGTTGAGACACTTCTGGTCCTGTTTTCCTGTAAACACACCGTTTTTGGAGGAGAAG gtgatgaagatgaagtcGAACCTCGAGAGATTTCAGATGACCAAGCTTTGTCCTTTTCAGGAGAAGATTCAGCAtcagtacttaagtacaaat CTCACAGGGCATTTGGAGGAGATGTTGCAGACAGCTTATAGCAAGTTCCACATCTGGCAGACCCGTCGCATGATGAGGAAAACCTGA
- the hps5 gene encoding Hermansky-Pudlak syndrome 5 protein encodes MPLIPVVPENHSHVLAEFDCLDPLLSALRLDSGRLKCTCLAVSRKWLALGTSAGGLHLIQREGWKQRLILTHKEGSITQVACCSHDEDFIAVATSQGLVVVWELQLERRGRPERVSVSWEHRGQAITALCWDTSILRVFVGDSGGKVSFLRAGSSKLGKGSAFVIFPVQTVTTVDSKVVQLSYQDGRLMVSSLSRCYLCDTEREKFWRVGNKERDGEYGACFFPQNRGLLVGQPPLLYCARPGSRIWEASFNGEVLSTHQFKQPLACPPVPLITYRNEPHYKPLQKSAQSIAFPKLLYVGDQNLLTWTDSAIYIFTPQNGQVLLWTEVKDLIDIAVYRSELFCLHGSGRLSHLSLLSAERCVERLLRRESWPLAAVVCCMFQHTITTSRARKSIPIDRLEHLRSQLSPSTHLELTGQLEEVITKLEPLDSASSSRRSSISSHESFNVLDCGIYRVISRRGSQSDEETSSLINHSMSEEERLKEFSFVQEEDQVDHDPQSSERMEAERSEQGLQFHLPLSFRPKPPRIALQAVKDSVSSFVKKTTEKINTLQMNSELWQRPEFREGGQADTTASYSEEMDNEVYDEMPNTEADMQELRSATEHALSQIQDPLVLLDPVCLGETLLEWLLVLERILGPVEHRSTAAGDSNVDGPGEERWERDYFNSCSSGEPTESITEEKKEESPELEGKEGRCDSTEKEPEVSSGSPPEPVRVVSPKPVPSDLLADLTQLATLYTELSCFRNQENEQALGCTTFLRRYFFLLDQERVRRMCLLCYQEQPEVQSSFTEAMLGLTQCSKVVEVIQRGDLLRSLRSLRELQAWSAPPLLAHLHRLYEKHGEAAVRSFTQFYPTITPADVMTMAQQSHFLAYLDNLVQSRTEEHRMSFLQSLLEPESLRQDWLELALTHDAPQHCDTLTPDGQPRWHSHCFTWGYGRLLSLLIGLPADLSSKQKMAETCRSHGYWTGYLYLCRVLQRRTEAFSTICQLDDISLLEEPEGVAPQTLEEWKLLIQISQRCSSMADSEQVTGVNGSSWSNGSADCGGKISPENLTLMLARTAGPDRALAVLEECGVQLVLSPHSKLVCELLRVTEKRQRAMIQTMLERCDRFLWSQHA; translated from the exons ATGCCGCTGATACCAGTTGTGCCAGAGAACCACAGTCATGTACTGGCAGAGTTTGACTGCCTCGATCCACTTCTGTCTGCTCTCCGATTAGACTCTGGCAGGCTCAAG tgtaCTTGTTTGGCAGTGTCAAGGAAGTGGCTCGCATTAGGAACATCAGCAGGAGGGTTGCACCTAATTCAGAGGGAGGGCTGGAAACAAAGGCTCATCCTCACTCACAAG GAGGGATCTATCACTCAGGTGGCGTGTTGCTCTCACGATGAAGACTTTATCGCTGTTGCAACAAG TCAGGGTCTGGTGGTGGTGtgggagctgcagctggagcgGCGGGGCCGTCCAGAGAGAGTCAGTGTGTCCTGGGAGCACCGAGGTCAGGCCATCACTGCACTCTGCTGGGACACCAGCATACTCAGAGTTTTTGTCGGGGACTCAGGAGGCAAGGTGTCCTTTCTCCGAGCAGGATCCTCCAAGCTGGGCAAG GGGTCAGCATTCGTTATTTTCCCTGTTCAGACCGTCACCACTGTGGACTCCAAAGTGGTTCAGCTCTCGTACCAAGATGGACGCCTGATGGTGTCCTCCCTGAGCCGCTGCTACCTCTGTGACACAGAGAG GGAGAAGTTCTGGCGTGTTGGAAACAAGGAGCGTGACGGGGAGTATGGAGCTTGTTTTTTCCCTCAGAACAGGGGATTATTAGTTGGTCAGCCCCCCTTGCTGTACTGTGCCCGGCCCGGGTCTCGAATATGGGAGGCCAGTTTTAATGGCGAGGTTCTGAGCACCCATCAGTTCAAACAGCCACTTGCCTGTCCTCCTGTACCTCTCATCACTTACAG AAATGAGCCACATTACAAACCACTACAGAAGAGTGCCCAGTCAATCGCCTTCCCTAAACTGCTTTATGTGGG AGACCAAAACTTGCTGACCTGGACTGATTCAGCTATTTATATCTTCACACCTCAGAATGGACAAGTGCTTCTGTGGACTGAAGTCAAag ACTTGATTGATATTGCAGTCTACCGCAGTGAGCTCTTCTGTCTCCATGGCAGCGGACGTCTGTCCCACCTCTCCCTGTTATCTGCTGAGCGCTGTGTTGAGCGTCTGCTACGGAGGGAGTCCTGGCCTCTAGCTGCTGTAGTCTGCTGTATGTTCCAGCACACAATCACCACCAGCAGG GCCAGGAAATCAATTCCCATCGACCGCCTTGAACACCTCAGGTCCCAGCTCAGTCCCAGCACACACCTGGAGCTGACTGGCCAGCTGGAGGAAGTCATCACTAAACTAGAGCCCCTGGACTCCGCCTCCAGCAGCCGCAGAAGTAGCATCTCCTCACAT GAGAGCTTCAACGTCCTTGACTGTGGGATCTATCGTGTGATCAGCCGCAGAGGAAGTCAGTCAGATGAGGAGACGAGCTCCCTCATCAATCACTCCATGTCTGAGGAGGAGCGGCTCAAAGAGTTCAGTTTTGTGCAGGAGGAAGATCAGGTGGATCACG ATCCACAGAGCAGTGAGCGTATGGAGGCTGAGCGATCTGAGCAAGGCCTGCAGTTCCACCTCCCCCTCTCATTCCGCCCCAAACCCCCTCGCATCGCACTGCAGGCCGTCAAAGACAG TGTTTCTAGTTTTGTTAAGAAGACAACCGAGAAGATCAACACCCTCCAGATGAACTCGGAGCTCTGGCAACGACCTGAATTCAGAGAGGGCGGACAGGCTGACACCACAGCCTCATACTCAGAGGAAATGGACAATGA AGTTTATGATGAAATGCCTAACACAGAGGCCGACATGCAGGAGCTTCGATCAGCAACAGAGCATGCTCT TTCACAGATCCAAGATCCTTTGGTGCTACTAGATCCAGTCTGCCTGGGAGAAACTCTGCTGGAGTGGCTGCTGGTGCTGGAACGCATACTCGGACCTGTAGAACACAGGTCAACTGCTGCGGGTGATTCAAACGTGGATGgaccaggagaggagaggtgggagagggATTATTTTAACTCCTGCTCATCAGGAGAACCAACAGAGAGCAttacagaggagaagaaagaagagtcTCCTGAGCTCGAAGGGAAAGAGGGCCGGTGTGACTCCACTGAGAAGGAGCCTGAGGTTTCAAGTGGGAGCCCTCCAGAGCCTGTTCGAGTGGTGTCTCCGAAACCTGTACCATCAGATCTCCTGGCTGATCTCACCCAGCTGGCAACACTGTACACAGAGCTGAGCTGCTTTAGAAACCAGGAGAATGAACAAGCATTGGGGTGCACAACTTTCCTGCGCCGCTACTTCTTTCTGCTGGACCAAGAGCGCGTGAGAAGaatgtgtctgctgtgttaTCAGGAGCAGCCGGAGGTGCAGAGCTCCTTCACCGAGGCCATGCTAG GTCTCACTCAGTGCAGTAAGGTGGTGGAGGTTATTCAGAGAGGTGATTTGCTGAGATCACTGCGCAGTCTGAGAGAGCTGCAGGCCTGGAGTGCACCTCCTCTCCTTGCTCACTTGCACAG GCTGTATGAGAAGCATGGGGAGGCGGCTGTACGCTCGTTTACTCAGTTCTATCCTACGATAACTCCTGCTGACGTAATGACCATGGCTCAGCAAAGCCACTTCCTGGCATACCTGGATAATCTGGTCCAATCACGAACTGAGGAGCACAG GATGTCCTTTCTGCAGTCCCTGCTGGAACCAGAATCACTGAGACAGGATTGGCTGGAGCTGGCACTTACCCATGATGCCCCTCAACACTGTGATACCCTGACCCCTGATGGACAGCCCAG GTGGCATTCTCATTGTTTCACTTGGGGTTACGGACGCCTCTTGTCTCTCCTGATTGGTCTTCCTGCAGACCTGTCCTCCAAGCAGAAGATGGCAGAGACTTGCCGCAGTCACGG TTACTGGACAGGCTACCTCTACCTCTGCCGTGTGCTGCAGCGTCGCACTGAAGCGTTCTCCACCATCTGTCAGCTGGATGACATCAGTCTGCTGGAGGAACCTGAGG GAGTTGCGCCCCAGACCTTGGAAGAGTGGAAGCTCTTGATCCAGATCTCTCAGCGTTGCAGCAGCATGGCGGACTCAGAGCAGGTAACAGGTGTGAACGGGAGCAGCTGGTCCAACGGCTCAGCGGACTGTGGTGGAAAGATCAGCCCGGAGAACCTGACCCTGATGCTGGCTCGGACTGCAGGGCCCGACCGCGCCTTggctgtcctggaggagtgtgGGGTGCAGCTGGTCCTTTCGCCGCACTCCAAACTGGTCTGTGAGCTGCTGAGAGTCACAGAGAAGAGGCAGAG agcaATGATCCAGACGATGCTAGAGCGCTGCGATCGCTTCCTGTGGTCTCAGCATGCCTAA